The genomic interval GAACGCGCTCTACGTCGACCGCCATGGGCGGATCGACGATCCGATCGGCGGCTACGAGGATTGCCTGGCACGACGGGTACGGTTCATCGGCGATGCGGCCGAGCGCATCCGCGAGGATTACCTCAGAATCCTGAGATTTTTCCGCATTCACGCGGCCTATGGTGTCGGACAGCCGGATCCGGACGGGTTGCATGCGGCGATCCGGGCGCGGGACGGCTTGCGGCGGCTGTCTGCGGAACGGGTCGGCATGGAGGTCAAGCGGCTGGTGACCACCGCCGGCGCGCCGGGCGTCATCCGTCTGATGGAGAGTTGCGGGATCCTTGAAATCGTGACCGGAGGCGTCGGCCGGCTGGTGGATTTCGAGGCACTGAGGCGGCTGGACCGGGTCGCCCCGGAGGCACAGGAGGCGCCGGTCTGCCTGGTGGCGCTGTCCGGCTTCGTGGAGGAAGATCTGGACCGGCTGGTGAGCAGATTTCGGCTATCCAACGCCGAGCGGGAGCGGATGATGCGCGCCCACCGGGCTGCGGCCCAGCTCGCCCACGGTGCGGACGAGCGTGGCATCCGGGGTGTGCTGTTCACGGATGGGCGCCAGCCGGCGATCGATGGCGCGCTCCTCGCCTGGGCCCGCAGCGGCGGGGAAGCCTACGACGAGACCTGGAAATCCCTTCTCGGCCTGGCCCGGAACTGGCCGATCCCGATGTTCCCGGTCGGCGGCCGGGACCTCCTGAAGCAAGGTGTCGCCGCGGGGCCGGCGCTGGGCGCGGTGCTGGCGCGGCTGAGGGCCGCGTTCATGGACAGCGACTACACGATGACGCGCGAGGACCTGCTCCGCCTGGCCGAAGACACCCGCGGCACGGCGTAGGCCTGGGAAAT from Polymorphum gilvum SL003B-26A1 carries:
- a CDS encoding CCA tRNA nucleotidyltransferase, with product MRSLSDAPWLTAQSIQQVFEALEQDGDEARAVGGAVRNTLLGVPVADVDIATTAEPATVMKRALAHGLKPVPTGIDHGTVTVVSSGIAYEVTTLREDVETFGRHAVVRFGRDWSHDARRRDFTMNALYVDRHGRIDDPIGGYEDCLARRVRFIGDAAERIREDYLRILRFFRIHAAYGVGQPDPDGLHAAIRARDGLRRLSAERVGMEVKRLVTTAGAPGVIRLMESCGILEIVTGGVGRLVDFEALRRLDRVAPEAQEAPVCLVALSGFVEEDLDRLVSRFRLSNAERERMMRAHRAAAQLAHGADERGIRGVLFTDGRQPAIDGALLAWARSGGEAYDETWKSLLGLARNWPIPMFPVGGRDLLKQGVAAGPALGAVLARLRAAFMDSDYTMTREDLLRLAEDTRGTA